The DNA region CGGGACCTGGACTTGTTTACCCGAACCGCCTTGGGACGCTGGGGAAGCCGGCCAGCCAGACGCGGGCCAGGGCGACGCGGCGTCGGGTCAAGGCTAACCACGGCGTGGCCGCACCCGAACCGCCACCTCCTGACCCTCACGCTGGCTTCGTGCGGCGATGTGATCGTGCACGTCTTCCAAGAAGACGCGCGCCGCTACTATGACCTCGAAACACTGTGGATGGACGATGGACGCAGCCCGGGTATCGGTCGATTGATCGGGTGCCACCTTCGAACCTTGTCGAGTCTCACCGCCGGAGGCGGTGGCTTGCCGGAATCGAGTGAGGGCCCTTGGCCGTCACGGCGGCAGCGCGGGGACCTTCCACAGCAGGATGTCGTACGTGTAGATCTCGGGGCTTGCCGACTGCAAGGTAACGCCGTTTGGAAAGAGCATCGTGCCGCTGAAGTCGCCGGACGCCACCGCAGACCCGTCGTTGGGGTCCACGGCGAGATCCTCGAGGTTGCTGTCCTCGTCGCTCGATGCGGTCCTCGTCCAACGCAGCACGCCGTTGAGATCGTATTGCGCGATCGAATCCTCGTGAGCTTGGGTGCGGGGCAGTGGTGACCCCAGGCTTCCGCCCAGGTACAGGAAGGGCCCTCCGACAGCTAGGTTTCTCGCTGGATCGTCGAACACCTCGACACTGTAAGCGCGATCGTCGCCGGCGAGCCCGATGGCCTTGACCCATAGCAGGTTGCCCGCCGCGTCGTACTTGGCCAGGAACTGATCGTAGGCCGTGTTGGAAGCGGATTGGATCGCGGCATCCGTCAGCGTCTCGATGCACGGCGGCGGAACAGGGGAGCTCGGATCGAAGGGGGGAGGTGGTGGCAGAGCACCGGGCAGAACCGCAAGGCGAGGAAAGAAGGCGCAGGCGCGGAACCAGCCAGCCACGTACACGTTGCCGATGGAGTCGTGGGACACGCCGCCTGCGCGTGTTTGCTCGCCTGGATAGCCTGCGTGAGTCGCCCACAGCACGCGCCCGTCGAACCCGTAGTGCGCGAGCACCACGTCGGTGTTGCGACCGGGGCCGCCGTAGTCGGGCACGACGATGTCCCCACCGAAACCATCGGTGAAGTGCTCGGCGGCGCCTCCAGCCAGCTCCCCGAGCACTATGTAGCTGCCATCGGGCTCCACGGTAGCGTCGCGACCACCCGAATGGTCCATGGGCCCACCGGCTTCATCCAGCCACAGGATCCGGCCGTCCGCGGAGAATCCCGCCACGAAAAGATCCCGGGTGCCTTGCGCGGTAACGCTCAACGCGCCGGGTGGGGCGGCGATACTCAGCCTGCCCTGAAAATCCCCCGTGACCACGATGTTGCCGGTACCCTTGTCGATGGCCACACCGAACCCCCTGGCGCTCGCCTCGAGCCCGGCGTCGGGCTCGACCGTGGCTGTCCGGACCCAATCTAGAGCACCGGTGTCCCGGTACTTGGCGACAAAGAGATCGAGGTAGTGCGACATGAGCTGCGCCGGGGGGCCGAAGTTGGCCTGACCTACGAACATCCCGACGATGACCACGCTGCCATCGATCGGGTTGACCGCGACGGAACGCACCTCACCCTCCCCGCCCGTGCCCATGGCCGAACGGACCCACTGCACCGTGCCGTCGGGCCCGTACTTGACCAGGAGCGGATCCTCGTCCGCGTTGGTATTGAAAAGCATGCCGCCCGCGCTCAACGCGCCCGCCTGCTCGAGCGTGAGCCCCCAGCAGTGGAGCGCCACCATGCGATCCGAGTCGGACAGCTTGCCCACCCCCGCGCCCAGGTAGACGCTTCCATCCGGTCCGACGGCCACACTGGTACCGTAGTCGTCCGTGATGCCCCCGATGCAGCGCGCCCAGTCGCCGGCAAGCCCGCTACCGCTGCGCATGCAGCTGGTTCGTAGCGCGGCAGGCGGAGGAAACTCGGTGCAGGAGCGCCCTGGAACCGGTATCGGAACCGCGCCCCCCGGGGTGGCCGGAAGCGGTCCGGCTCCAGGTCCGCCTGGCGAAGGATCCCCCCCCCCACAGGCGGCAATTCCTACCAGCACACCAGCCCAGGCCCACACTGCAGCCTCGATCTTCACCCAGCTGTTACTAACCCGGCCCCAGGTCCTTTGCCAGTCGGCGCCCCCGCAGACGGCTCCCCGCTAGCGCGACCCGAAATTCTGGGTCCAGTAGATGCGGTCCCGGGGACCCCATTGGGTCATGGCCTGCGCGAGAAAGGCACCCACGCCAAGCTCCCGGAAGCTTGCCCGCATGATGTTCATGCAGTGGCCCGGGCTTTCCATCCAGGTCTGCAGCACCTCCTCCGGGCTGCTCTGCCCAAAAGCGATGTTCTCGCCGGAGGCGCGCCAGCGGTAGCCGGCGTCGGTCATGCGGCGGGATGCGCTCTTGCCGTCGGGGTTGGTGTGCTCGAAGAAATTCCGCTCCGCCATGTCCTTGGAGTGCAGGCGGGCCGAGCAGCGCAGCGCCGCGTTGGGGGTTAGCGGCGGCGCCGGTGCGAGCTCCACCGAACCGCAGATCGCCGGCATCGAGCGGCGTTGATTGACCAGATCGAGCACGCGATCTTCGAACTGCGCCATCATGCCGTGCCAGACGGAAACGGGCTGACAGTGGGGCGTTCCCGGCACGCCCCCGGTCACGGGCGGAGGCGGAGCCAAGGTACCGGAAGCGCCCGCAGCGCCGCCTATCCCGCCCATGCCGGCAGGCCCAGGATCCACGCAGGTGCCGGACAGCGGAACGCATTGGCGCATGCCGGAGGACGTGGTGATGCAGGCGTAGCCATCGGGGCAGGCCGACGCCGCGCAGTCGCGCGCGCAGAAGCGCTCCCCGGTCGAGCGCACGGTCAGGCACAAGTCGGCGGCGGCCCCGCACTGCGAGTTGTTCTCGCAAGCACTGCACAGCCCGCCGAGCCCTTGAGGAGGCTGCCCGGGAAAGCCAGCCGGACCCCCGAGCCCTCCGGTGCCCTGCGGGCTCGCCTGCCCGCCCACACCGGCCGCGGAGGGCCCACCCGTACCTGCGAAGGAACCCCCCATCGCCGCCCCGGGCGCGCCCAGGAAGTCGTTGCTCGTGCGCAAGCCACATCCGCCGGCCGCCAACGCGGCTGCGAGCGCGCAGCAGATCGACCGCAACGCGCGTCCACAACACCGGATGGGATCGCCGTGCACCAAAGCGCCTCAAAAGTGTAGCGCAGGTCCATGCGCCTGGCTCCTTGTCATGACCGCCGCCTATTTATAGTCACGCACCGCGCAATCTATACGAACCGCGCAGTCTATACGAACCGCGCAGTCCGTGAGCTCCGACGCACTCAGACCCAAGACACCCTCACGTCTGGAAACGCCTGCGCGAACGAGCTCAGGTCATCGACATCGCTCGTGTAGACCGCGTCCCCGCGTTGCGCCGCCGAGGACATCACGATGGCGTCGATCGTGTTTCGTCCTCCCACCATGCGCAGCGCCTTGCCCGCCACGCGAGACAGCGCACCCGAGAGCGGCTCGATTCGCACTGCCAAGCCGAGAATCTTCTCGGCGTCATGCTGTTGTCGATACCACTCGGCCACCACCACGGAGGGAATCGTGACCGGCAACCTGTGGCGGTTTATCGCCGCGAGCACGTGAACCATCCTGCCTGTTCTCCGCTCCAGGCCGATCAGCGCACCGGTATCGAACGTCACTCCCCTCACTCGGCCAGCTCCTTCTCCACTCTCGCGATTTCCTGCTCATCGAGCCTGCCCTTGAAATCACCCAGGTAGCGCTCTTGTGCGGAAAAGGCTCGCAGTTGAGCGAGCCCCTGTCCGAGGATCGCCGATAGGCTGGTCTTGCGTCGTCTGGCTAGTGCGCGTGCCCACTTCACGTCCGTCTCGTCCAGCGTCACGCTCACTTTCGTCGCTGCCATGCGAATCACGCTATCCTACCAAGGTAGGATTGTCGAGCCGCCCACATCGCCAGTGTGCATTGGGCGCTCAGTAGAGCAGCGATGGCTGCCTCTGCTGGTCGAAACGCAGTGCGCCTTCGTGTTCCCGCGCGATCACCTCCTCGAGACCCGACCCGGAATCGAGCGCCTGCCGGTATTCGGGTCCGCCGGTCAGCAGATCGATCGCAGGGCGCTCGGTTTCGAATTCGTAGGGTTCGCGCCGCCACGCGAAAGCGTCCGGTGCCTGCATGCGCGCGGCTGCCAACAGAAGCAGGTACAGCTCGTAGGCGCGCAGGGCATCCGGCTCGGTCACGTGCACCTGGACGCCTCCACATACCTGGCCAGCATGTTTGTGGAAGGCCGGCTCGAAGGAAACGGGACGCAGGCGAGCGCCCGCAACGCGTACGGACCCGGCAAGAGCAGCGCCATCGAGGAAGGGAGCACCCCAGATTTCGAACGGGCGCGTGGTGCCGCGCCCCTCCGACAGATTGGTGCCCTCGATCAGACAGCCGCCGGGGTATACACGGGCGGTGTCCGGAGTTGGCATGTTGGGTGACGGCAGCACCCACGGCAGGCCTGTCTGCTCGAAGCGCATGTCGCGCTGCCAGCCCTTCATGCGCAACACCGTCAAGGCAGCTTCGTCGATGCCATCGACGCGCCGCGCCCAATTGCACAACTCGCCGAGCGTCAGCCCGTGACGCACGGCCACGTCGAACAGCCCCACGAAAGAACGGTAGCCGGGGCGCTGCGGCGCGCCTTCCACGATCTCGCCTCCCAGCGGATTGGGCCGGTCGAGCACGATCGTGTGGACGCCCGCGCGCGCAGCGGTGCGCAGCATCAGGGCGGCAGTCCACGCATAGGTGTAGTAGCGGCTGCCCACGTCCTGCAGGTCGACCACAACCGCGTCCAGCCCGCCAAGCCAGGCCGCGTCCGGTTGCAGCGCATCGGCGCTGGCGGCGTACAGCGAGAAGATGGGCAGGCCGGTTCGCAGATCACGCGCGTCGCTGACGGCGACCATGTCTTGAGCACCGCCGCCAAAGCCGTGCTCGGGACCGAAGAGCGCGGCCAGGGTGCAGCCGGCATCAAGCAGGATATCGCGGGCGTGCCGCAGCGTGCGATCCACGCTGGCGGCATGGGCCAACAGACCAAGCCGCTTGCCGCGCACCAGAGCCAGGGCCTCCGAATCCCCGGCCGCGATTCGCTCCAAGCCTGTTGCAACCCGCATCGACATCGTGAGGCTAGCCAACCTTGCTCGACGGCAGAGACGGCTCGGCGGCATCCTGATCGGGCTCGCTCTCCTGCGCCAGCAAGTACAGCAACGCCATGCGTACGGCCACCCCCGCCTCGACCTGATCAAGCACCGCGCTGAACGCGCTGTCCGCCAAGGCCGGGTGGATCTCCACCCCTCGATTCATGGGACCTGGATGCATCACGATCGCGTCTTGGCGTGCACGCTTCAGCCTGTCCTGGCTTACGCCGAACTTGCGACTGTACTCGCGCAGGGTCGGAAGCAGACTGCCACGCAATCGCTCGCGCTGCAGCCGCAGCAGCATGACGACGTGGGCACCCTCGAGGGCTTGGTCGAGATCGCTGTAGGGCTTGACCCCGAGGGCGGCCGAGTCTCGGGGCAAGAGCGTTTCCGGGCCGACTATTCGGACCTCGCAGCCGAACAGCTGCAGCAGCTTGGCGTTGGATCGGGCTACTCGTGAATGCTCGACGTCGCCGCATATGCAGACCGTCAGCGCGTTCAGAGTCCCGAGCGTGCGTTGAATCGTGAAGGCGTCCAGCAACGCCTGGGTGGGATGCTCGTGGGATCCGTCGCCTGCGTTGACCACGCTGCAGCGCAAATGACGTGCGACGTAATGGGGAGCGCCCGAAGAGCCGTGGCGCAGCACCAGGAAATCGGGATGCATGGCCTGCAGGGTCCTGCAGGTATCGAGCAGGGTCTCGCCCTTGGTAACGCTCGACCCGGAAGCAGCGACGTTGACTACGTCGGCCGAGAGTCGCTTGGCAGCCAACTCGAACGACGTGCGTGTCCGCGTAGACGCCTCGAAAAACAGGTTGATCACGGTCTTGCCGCGCAGCGTCGGTACCTTGCGCACCGGACGCCGCGAGACCTCGAAAAAGGCGCTCGCGGTATCCAGCACCAATCGCACATCGGCGGCGGACAAACTATCCATGCCCAGCAGATGCTTGTGACGAAAGCGACGCTCAGTCACCCGAAGCTCCCGGCGACCCACCTTGCCACTCGACCACTGCGCGATCCGGCGTGGCCGAATCGAGGACGACGTTGAGCATGCGTCCCTCGGGTACGTCGACGCTCCGCCCCACGAAATCGGGCGCTATCGGCAGCTCGCGGCCTCCGCGGTCGCAGAGCACGCCAAGCCATACTCGCCGGGGCCGGCCATAGTCGAGCAGACACTCGATGGCCGCCCGCGCCGTACGCCCCGTGTGCAGCACGTCGTCCACGACGACGATATCCCAACCGTCGACATCGAAGGAGACGTCGCTGGGGCCGATCTTGGGATCCGGAAGCGCGGTGGCCGCGTCGTCGCGATACAGAGCGATGTCCACCGTGCCCACCGGCACTGCTCGATCCTCGGCTCGGAGCAGCTCGGCTGCAATGCGCCGCGCGATCGGAACACCACCCCGCCTGACGCCCACCAGACCCAGACGCTCGATCGTACGCGTGCGTTCAATGATCTCGTACGCCATACGTCGGACGATGCGAGCGATGGCCTGCCCGTCCAAGAGCACCTCGTAGCCGTTGGACACGACCCGCGATCTACGCGCTGCCGTCCAAGGTAGCAAGCCATGGCCGACCCGACCCGGGTTGGGGCCGGGCTGCCCAGTCCTCGCCGAAACCCACGAGTTATTGCG from Pseudomonadota bacterium includes:
- a CDS encoding CAP domain-containing protein, with amino-acid sequence MRSICCALAAALAAGGCGLRTSNDFLGAPGAAMGGSFAGTGGPSAAGVGGQASPQGTGGLGGPAGFPGQPPQGLGGLCSACENNSQCGAAADLCLTVRSTGERFCARDCAASACPDGYACITTSSGMRQCVPLSGTCVDPGPAGMGGIGGAAGASGTLAPPPPVTGGVPGTPHCQPVSVWHGMMAQFEDRVLDLVNQRRSMPAICGSVELAPAPPLTPNAALRCSARLHSKDMAERNFFEHTNPDGKSASRRMTDAGYRWRASGENIAFGQSSPEEVLQTWMESPGHCMNIMRASFRELGVGAFLAQAMTQWGPRDRIYWTQNFGSR
- a CDS encoding DUF1343 domain-containing protein, which produces MRVATGLERIAAGDSEALALVRGKRLGLLAHAASVDRTLRHARDILLDAGCTLAALFGPEHGFGGGAQDMVAVSDARDLRTGLPIFSLYAASADALQPDAAWLGGLDAVVVDLQDVGSRYYTYAWTAALMLRTAARAGVHTIVLDRPNPLGGEIVEGAPQRPGYRSFVGLFDVAVRHGLTLGELCNWARRVDGIDEAALTVLRMKGWQRDMRFEQTGLPWVLPSPNMPTPDTARVYPGGCLIEGTNLSEGRGTTRPFEIWGAPFLDGAALAGSVRVAGARLRPVSFEPAFHKHAGQVCGGVQVHVTEPDALRAYELYLLLLAAARMQAPDAFAWRREPYEFETERPAIDLLTGGPEYRQALDSGSGLEEVIAREHEGALRFDQQRQPSLLY
- a CDS encoding aspartate carbamoyltransferase catalytic subunit: MDSLSAADVRLVLDTASAFFEVSRRPVRKVPTLRGKTVINLFFEASTRTRTSFELAAKRLSADVVNVAASGSSVTKGETLLDTCRTLQAMHPDFLVLRHGSSGAPHYVARHLRCSVVNAGDGSHEHPTQALLDAFTIQRTLGTLNALTVCICGDVEHSRVARSNAKLLQLFGCEVRIVGPETLLPRDSAALGVKPYSDLDQALEGAHVVMLLRLQRERLRGSLLPTLREYSRKFGVSQDRLKRARQDAIVMHPGPMNRGVEIHPALADSAFSAVLDQVEAGVAVRMALLYLLAQESEPDQDAAEPSLPSSKVG
- the pyrR gene encoding bifunctional pyr operon transcriptional regulator/uracil phosphoribosyltransferase PyrR; this encodes MSNGYEVLLDGQAIARIVRRMAYEIIERTRTIERLGLVGVRRGGVPIARRIAAELLRAEDRAVPVGTVDIALYRDDAATALPDPKIGPSDVSFDVDGWDIVVVDDVLHTGRTARAAIECLLDYGRPRRVWLGVLCDRGGRELPIAPDFVGRSVDVPEGRMLNVVLDSATPDRAVVEWQGGSPGASGD